The Streptomyces aurantiacus genome includes a region encoding these proteins:
- a CDS encoding iron-containing alcohol dehydrogenase, with the protein MGLSASPLRRVYADGRDIEAREAMLLAATQAGLAFSNSSVALVHGMSRPIGAHFHVAHDLSNAMLFPAVTAFSVPAAESRYADCARALGAATDGDPLAADRLVKAVRALCKDLEVPTPRAHGIDKHEWFRLSPFMAEQALASGSPANNPVTDRGRDPGSLRPDLRLTPGE; encoded by the coding sequence TCCGCCGCGTCTACGCCGATGGCAGAGACATCGAGGCGCGCGAGGCGATGCTGCTCGCCGCGACCCAGGCCGGCCTCGCCTTCTCCAACTCCAGCGTGGCGCTGGTGCACGGCATGAGCCGTCCGATCGGCGCTCACTTCCACGTCGCCCACGATCTGTCGAACGCGATGCTCTTCCCCGCGGTGACCGCTTTTTCCGTGCCCGCCGCCGAGAGCCGGTACGCCGACTGCGCCCGTGCACTCGGAGCCGCCACCGACGGCGACCCCTTGGCCGCCGATAGGCTCGTGAAGGCGGTCCGAGCCCTGTGCAAGGATCTTGAGGTGCCCACCCCAAGAGCCCACGGCATCGACAAGCACGAGTGGTTCCGCCTGTCGCCCTTCATGGCAGAGCAGGCGCTCGCGTCCGGGTCCCCCGCCAACAACCCCGTTACCGACCGCGGACGAGATCCAGGATCTCTACGCCCAGATCTACGCCTGACACCCGGCGAGTGA
- a CDS encoding enoyl-CoA hydratase/isomerase family protein, translating to MTDTAAVEVLTDVHRGVGRILLNRPKALNALTTSMVGAIDGALAAWEHTRLSAVVLASTSMKAFCAGGDIRTIREHSLAGDAAASEGFFASEYRLNARMAEYPVPIVSLVDGLCMGGGLGLSVHGGFRVVTESAVLAMPETGIGFFPDIGASYFLPRLPGAIGMYLGLTGHRLDAADALYTGLATHFVPSERLAAVADALADSPGDPVDVVLNRLSGRSPVTESRLADVRGDVDWAFGAPTLGEIEKRLHHLDTPWAAAALAALEAASPQSLEITHALLGRGRQSTLRECLAIELALTRTTIRTPDFLEGVRAALVDKDRSPHWQRASHGGGTLQS from the coding sequence ATGACTGATACCGCTGCGGTCGAGGTTCTCACCGACGTGCACCGAGGCGTGGGCCGGATCCTGCTGAACCGGCCCAAGGCGCTCAACGCCTTGACGACGAGCATGGTCGGCGCCATCGACGGCGCACTCGCCGCATGGGAGCACACCCGCCTGTCCGCTGTGGTGCTCGCCAGCACCAGCATGAAGGCGTTCTGCGCCGGCGGAGACATCCGCACGATCCGAGAGCACAGTCTCGCCGGGGATGCCGCGGCCAGTGAAGGGTTCTTCGCCTCCGAATACCGGCTCAACGCCCGAATGGCCGAGTATCCCGTCCCGATCGTGTCGCTCGTCGACGGCCTCTGTATGGGTGGCGGTCTGGGGCTGTCTGTCCACGGAGGCTTCCGCGTCGTCACCGAGAGCGCGGTGTTGGCGATGCCCGAGACCGGGATCGGGTTCTTCCCGGACATCGGGGCCAGCTACTTTCTGCCGCGGCTGCCCGGCGCGATCGGCATGTACCTGGGGCTGACCGGGCACCGGCTCGACGCGGCCGACGCCCTGTACACGGGGCTGGCCACACACTTCGTCCCCAGCGAGCGGCTCGCCGCGGTCGCGGACGCTTTGGCCGACAGCCCCGGTGACCCGGTGGACGTCGTCCTGAACCGTCTCTCCGGCCGTTCCCCGGTGACGGAGAGCAGGCTGGCGGACGTACGCGGTGACGTGGACTGGGCGTTCGGTGCGCCGACCCTCGGCGAGATCGAGAAACGCCTGCACCACCTCGACACCCCCTGGGCCGCAGCAGCGCTGGCCGCCCTGGAGGCGGCCTCGCCGCAGAGCCTGGAGATCACTCACGCCTTGCTCGGGCGGGGCAGGCAGTCCACGTTGCGCGAATGCCTCGCCATCGAACTCGCTCTCACCCGCACGACCATCCGCACGCCGGACTTCCTGGAGGGCGTCCGTGCGGCCCTGGTCGACAAGGACCGCAGTCCCCACTGGCAACGTGCGTCGCACGGCGGAGGGACGCTGCAGTCCTGA
- a CDS encoding NADP-dependent oxidoreductase codes for MKAFAVAKYGKDGARAAQVPEPSVGDRDVLVRVSAASINPLDKMVRNGEFKQLLKYKLPFTLGHDVSGVVTRVGSAVRGFEVGDEVYARPRDLRIGGFAEFIAIDQDDVSPKPASLTFEEAAAVPLVALAAWQILVDRARVQPGQKVLIHAGAGGLGSTVIQLAKHLGATVATTTGTDTAKLVRSLGADVVVDYTKEDFSNVLSGYDLVLDSLGGTNLEKSLTVLKPGGLAIGVVGPPDAGFAKQLGAPSFMRLVMNTLSRKIRKQAKALGVRYQFFFMQADGSQLRKLSALYDSGKLRPVVDRTFPFDQTLEAMAYVEQGRTKAGKVVVSMVTDGD; via the coding sequence ATGAAGGCATTCGCCGTCGCAAAGTACGGCAAGGACGGTGCCCGCGCCGCCCAGGTACCCGAGCCCAGCGTCGGGGACCGCGACGTCCTGGTCAGAGTGAGCGCTGCCAGCATCAACCCGCTGGACAAGATGGTCCGCAACGGAGAGTTCAAGCAACTCCTGAAGTACAAGCTTCCGTTCACCCTCGGCCACGACGTGTCCGGCGTCGTGACGCGTGTCGGTTCCGCCGTACGCGGCTTCGAGGTCGGCGACGAGGTCTACGCCCGTCCGCGCGACCTGCGGATCGGCGGCTTCGCGGAGTTCATCGCGATCGACCAGGACGACGTCTCGCCCAAGCCGGCCTCGCTCACCTTCGAAGAGGCAGCCGCAGTACCGCTGGTGGCCCTGGCCGCCTGGCAGATCCTCGTCGACCGCGCCCGCGTGCAGCCGGGCCAGAAGGTGCTCATCCACGCCGGTGCCGGTGGCCTCGGCTCGACGGTCATCCAACTCGCCAAGCACCTCGGCGCCACAGTGGCGACGACGACTGGCACCGACACCGCGAAGCTGGTCAGGAGCCTCGGCGCCGACGTCGTCGTCGACTACACCAAGGAAGACTTCTCAAACGTGCTGTCCGGCTACGACCTGGTGCTGGACTCCCTGGGCGGGACAAACCTCGAGAAGTCCCTGACGGTGCTGAAGCCCGGCGGTCTGGCCATCGGTGTCGTCGGCCCGCCGGACGCCGGGTTCGCCAAGCAGCTCGGCGCCCCCTCGTTCATGCGCCTGGTGATGAACACGCTCAGCCGCAAGATCCGCAAGCAGGCCAAGGCCCTGGGCGTGCGCTACCAGTTCTTCTTCATGCAGGCCGACGGCTCCCAGCTGCGCAAGCTCAGCGCCCTCTACGACAGCGGGAAGCTCCGCCCGGTCGTCGACAGAACCTTCCCGTTCGACCAGACGCTCGAGGCTATGGCGTACGTCGAGCAGGGCCGTACCAAGGCCGGCAAGGTCGTGGTCTCGATGGTGACCGACGGCGACTGA